Proteins from one Cicer arietinum cultivar CDC Frontier isolate Library 1 chromosome 3, Cicar.CDCFrontier_v2.0, whole genome shotgun sequence genomic window:
- the LOC101508529 gene encoding cytochrome b-c1 complex subunit 9, mitochondrial: MESAARRRGGGVLEGLYKVLMRRNSVYVTFIIAGAFLGERAVDYGVHKLWERNNVGKRYEDISVLGQRPVDE, translated from the exons ATGGAATCCGCAGCTAGAAGAAGAGGAGGAGGCGTTTTAGAAGGCCTTTACAAGGTTCTTATGCGACGCAACTCTGTTTATGTTACCTTCATAATCGCTGGTGCCTTTCTCGGAGAACGG GCTGTCGATTACGGAGTTCACAAGCTCTGGGAACGCAATAATGTTGGG AAACGATATGAAGACATTTCTGTGCTAGGGCAAAGGCCAGTAGACGAGTAA